Proteins encoded together in one Fibrobacter succinogenes window:
- a CDS encoding AMP-binding protein, translated as MILNKFLSKIDYKSYEDLYKNFKITIPNNFNFAYDVVDEYAKTEPKREALVWCDDNDESHIFTFKDLSLASQRTANFLVEQGIKKGDRVMLILRRRYEFWFFLLALHRIGAIAIPATNMLAAEDLEYRFNAAKVKMVVTYDDPALQKEVDKAKAKCDSVEKLVTVGQTARQNWISFYDDYEIYPAIFERPTGDAATHNDDIMIVYFTSGTSSNPKMVAHTYTYPLGHIVTAKYWQHVVDGGRHLTVAETGWAKALWGKIYGQWLAGSAVFTYDMTTFIPGKLLEKMAEYKVTTFCAPPTVYRYILQHGIGKYDLSSLKYCTTAGEALNLDIYNKFYEQTGIRMQEGYGQTELTLTTGNFGFSEPHPGSMGKPSPGYRMEIVNAEGKPCAVDEVGELIIKIDQGKPFGMFGGYYNDPERTEKVFEGGVYHTGDTATRDKDGFFWFVGRTDDLIKSSGYRISPFEVEEVLHKHPAVLEVAVTGVEDKSRGQAVKATVVLQKGYEASKELAKEIQLFAKNIAASYKSPRIIDFVTELPKTISGKIRRATIRDKDAADASTSSATDNANTGKNEKTAVENAMSEKSE; from the coding sequence ATGATTTTAAATAAGTTTTTATCTAAGATCGATTACAAGTCTTACGAAGACTTGTACAAGAATTTTAAGATAACTATTCCGAACAATTTCAACTTCGCTTACGATGTTGTCGATGAATACGCCAAGACCGAACCCAAGCGCGAAGCTCTTGTGTGGTGCGATGACAATGACGAAAGCCATATTTTTACGTTCAAGGATTTATCGCTCGCCTCCCAGCGCACTGCGAATTTTCTTGTAGAACAGGGAATCAAGAAAGGCGACCGCGTGATGCTTATTTTGCGCCGCCGCTATGAATTCTGGTTCTTTTTGCTCGCACTGCACCGCATTGGCGCTATTGCAATTCCAGCCACAAACATGCTTGCCGCCGAAGACTTGGAATACCGCTTTAACGCGGCCAAGGTCAAGATGGTGGTGACGTATGACGATCCGGCTTTGCAGAAAGAAGTCGATAAGGCTAAAGCTAAATGCGATTCTGTCGAAAAGCTCGTGACCGTAGGCCAAACGGCGCGTCAGAACTGGATCAGCTTTTACGATGACTACGAAATTTATCCGGCAATATTTGAACGCCCGACCGGGGACGCTGCGACGCACAATGATGATATCATGATTGTGTATTTCACGAGCGGCACGAGTTCGAACCCGAAGATGGTGGCGCACACTTATACGTACCCGCTCGGCCATATCGTGACCGCCAAGTATTGGCAGCATGTGGTTGACGGAGGCCGCCACCTGACCGTTGCAGAAACGGGTTGGGCGAAAGCACTCTGGGGTAAGATTTACGGGCAGTGGCTTGCCGGCAGCGCCGTGTTCACTTACGACATGACCACATTCATTCCGGGAAAGTTACTCGAAAAGATGGCAGAATACAAAGTAACGACGTTCTGCGCGCCGCCGACAGTGTATCGCTACATTTTGCAACATGGGATTGGCAAATACGATCTTTCGAGCCTCAAGTACTGCACAACCGCAGGCGAAGCACTGAACTTGGACATTTACAACAAGTTCTACGAGCAGACGGGCATCCGCATGCAAGAAGGCTACGGACAAACCGAACTCACACTTACCACGGGTAACTTTGGCTTTAGCGAACCGCACCCTGGTTCTATGGGCAAGCCGTCTCCAGGCTACCGCATGGAAATCGTGAACGCCGAAGGCAAGCCTTGCGCCGTTGACGAAGTTGGCGAGCTGATTATCAAGATTGATCAGGGCAAGCCTTTTGGCATGTTCGGAGGTTACTACAACGACCCGGAACGCACCGAAAAAGTGTTCGAGGGCGGCGTGTACCACACTGGTGATACGGCAACTCGCGACAAGGATGGATTCTTCTGGTTCGTAGGCCGCACCGATGACCTGATCAAGAGTTCCGGCTACCGCATTAGCCCCTTCGAAGTGGAAGAAGTGTTGCACAAGCACCCCGCCGTTTTGGAAGTGGCCGTGACAGGCGTCGAGGACAAGTCTCGTGGTCAGGCGGTCAAGGCAACAGTCGTTCTGCAGAAGGGCTACGAAGCGTCAAAAGAACTCGCCAAAGAAATTCAACTATTCGCAAAGAACATTGCCGCAAGCTACAAGAGCCCGCGCATTATCGACTTTGTAACGGAACTGCCGAAAACGATCAGCGGAAAAATCCGCCGTGCGACAATTCGCGACAAAGATGCCGCCGATGCATCGACAAGCTCAGCAACCGATAACGCAAACACGGGGAAAAATGAAAAAACCGCTGTAGAAAATGCAATGAGCGAAAAGTCTGAGTAA
- the hemL gene encoding glutamate-1-semialdehyde 2,1-aminomutase, translating to MNHQLSEKLFAEAKTLMPGGVNSPVRAYGNVGATPPFIARAKGSHIYDVDGNDYIDYVGSWGPMLLGHAHDAVINAVAETAKNGLSFGAPCGLESELAKLVMSLVPSVEMIRMVNSGTEATMSAIRAARGFTGRDKIVKFEGCYHGHSDSLLIKAGSGMLTTGKPSSKGVPADLAKYTLTLQYNDVAGVKELFDKIGDEIAGVIVEPVAGNMGVVPAKPEFLQTLSEETKKHGALLIVDEVMTGFRVGIHCAQGLYGIKPDLTTFGKIIGGGMPVGAYGGRLDVMQQIAPLGGIYQAGTLSGNPVAMAAGLATMRELSTHPQHYVHAEAMTKRLIAGLKDAAIEAGIPLATNQVGSMGCIFFTEGPVTCFADVQKSDLELFRRYFLGMLDEGIYLAPSQFEAIFVSAAHSEADIDRTIEAARKVFKTL from the coding sequence ATGAATCATCAATTAAGCGAAAAACTTTTTGCAGAAGCAAAGACACTTATGCCGGGTGGCGTGAATAGCCCTGTACGTGCATATGGTAACGTGGGGGCTACGCCTCCGTTTATTGCTCGTGCGAAGGGCAGTCACATCTACGATGTGGATGGAAACGATTACATCGATTACGTGGGCAGCTGGGGTCCGATGCTTTTGGGGCATGCGCACGATGCTGTGATTAATGCGGTTGCGGAGACGGCGAAAAACGGATTAAGTTTTGGTGCTCCGTGCGGCTTGGAATCGGAACTTGCAAAGCTTGTGATGTCGCTTGTTCCGAGTGTCGAGATGATTCGCATGGTGAACAGCGGCACCGAAGCGACGATGAGTGCGATTCGTGCGGCTCGCGGCTTTACCGGTCGCGATAAGATTGTGAAGTTCGAAGGCTGCTATCACGGCCATAGCGATAGCTTGCTCATCAAGGCTGGCTCGGGAATGCTCACGACGGGCAAGCCGAGCAGCAAAGGCGTTCCGGCGGACTTGGCAAAGTATACGCTTACGCTCCAGTACAACGATGTTGCTGGCGTGAAGGAACTCTTTGATAAGATTGGTGATGAAATCGCAGGCGTGATTGTAGAACCTGTAGCGGGCAACATGGGCGTGGTGCCGGCGAAGCCCGAGTTCTTGCAGACGCTTTCGGAAGAGACGAAAAAGCATGGCGCTTTGCTCATCGTTGATGAAGTCATGACCGGTTTCCGCGTTGGGATTCATTGTGCACAAGGCTTGTATGGCATTAAGCCGGACCTCACGACATTTGGCAAGATTATCGGCGGCGGTATGCCGGTGGGCGCTTATGGCGGTCGTTTGGATGTGATGCAGCAAATTGCTCCGCTCGGCGGGATTTACCAGGCGGGAACGCTTTCGGGGAATCCGGTCGCGATGGCGGCAGGTCTTGCAACGATGCGCGAACTTTCGACGCATCCTCAGCATTACGTGCATGCCGAAGCGATGACGAAACGCTTGATTGCTGGGCTCAAGGATGCCGCAATTGAAGCAGGGATTCCACTTGCGACAAATCAGGTGGGTTCCATGGGCTGCATCTTCTTTACCGAAGGTCCGGTTACATGTTTTGCCGATGTGCAAAAATCCGATTTGGAACTCTTCCGTCGCTATTTCCTCGGGATGCTCGACGAAGGCATTTACTTGGCGCCAAGCCAGTTCGAGGCGATTTTCGTGAGTGCCGCCCACAGCGAAGCGGATATCGACCGTACGATTGAAGCTGCCCGCAAGGTGTTCAAAACGCTGTAA
- a CDS encoding mechanosensitive ion channel family protein has protein sequence MKEFDLFLKNIGIKNVLLQHAIEIAIVLIAIVLILAIIRFILSFAIKKGADASVKPLLYSLFSYAIYIVGLLMILHILGVNTAGIVTVIGAASLAIGLALKDTLGNIASGILLLFLKPFRASDYIECGSLKGKIVGVGLFNTILISLDGLYVFAPNSMLWGSPIINYSRNPKRRLDLTFGIDYADSAEKAMAEMKQLVESDAEVLKDPAPSFFVSSLDDSAVCVNMRVWVKTAKYWDMRCKYMKSVKERFDEVGISIPFPQRVVHVVKE, from the coding sequence ATGAAAGAATTTGACTTGTTTTTAAAGAACATTGGGATAAAGAATGTGTTGTTGCAGCATGCTATTGAAATAGCAATTGTTCTTATCGCTATCGTTCTTATATTGGCGATTATCCGATTCATTCTGAGTTTTGCGATTAAGAAAGGGGCGGATGCTTCTGTAAAACCGTTACTTTATTCGCTGTTCTCGTATGCGATTTATATTGTCGGCTTGCTCATGATTCTGCACATTCTTGGCGTGAATACGGCGGGAATTGTGACTGTGATTGGTGCCGCTTCTCTTGCGATAGGCCTTGCGTTGAAGGACACGTTGGGGAATATCGCGTCGGGAATTTTATTGCTGTTCCTCAAGCCGTTCCGTGCATCGGACTACATCGAATGCGGTTCCTTGAAGGGAAAAATTGTGGGCGTGGGGCTTTTCAATACGATTCTCATTTCGCTGGATGGCCTTTATGTGTTTGCTCCGAACAGCATGCTTTGGGGTTCTCCCATTATCAATTATAGCCGCAATCCGAAGCGCCGTTTGGATTTGACGTTTGGCATCGATTATGCGGATTCAGCGGAAAAGGCTATGGCCGAAATGAAACAGCTTGTCGAAAGCGATGCGGAGGTATTGAAAGATCCGGCTCCTTCTTTCTTTGTTTCGTCGCTGGATGATAGCGCAGTTTGCGTCAACATGAGAGTTTGGGTCAAGACTGCTAAATATTGGGATATGCGTTGCAAGTATATGAAGTCTGTCAAGGAACGCTTTGACGAAGTTGGAATTTCCATCCCGTTCCCGCAGCGCGTGGTGCATGTCGTAAAGGAATAA
- the hemB gene encoding porphobilinogen synthase gives MIIRPRRLRKNEVIRNMIAETAVNPDALVYPMFVVEGEGVKEEIPSMPDQFRFSIDEILKELESCVELGIKSILLFGIPNHKDEMATSAYDKNGIVQRAVRAIKAKFPSLYVITDVCLCEYMSHGHCGLIKDGDVDNDPTLELLAKTAVSQVAAGADMVAPSDMMDGHITALREALDAAGFTNTPIMGYSAKFASAFYGPFRDAADSAPHFGNRKTYQMDVRNGREALHEVELDLEEGADIVMVKPGLAFLDVLRQTAEISNVPVAVYNVSGEYSMVKAAAKMGWIDENAIIRENLIAFKRAGADIIITYHAKEVLENKIL, from the coding sequence ATGATTATTCGTCCTCGTCGCTTACGTAAAAATGAAGTTATCCGCAATATGATTGCAGAGACTGCTGTGAACCCTGATGCTCTCGTTTACCCGATGTTTGTGGTAGAAGGGGAGGGTGTGAAAGAAGAAATCCCGTCCATGCCCGACCAGTTCCGCTTTTCGATTGACGAAATCCTGAAGGAACTTGAAAGCTGCGTGGAGCTTGGCATCAAGTCCATTTTGCTGTTTGGAATTCCGAATCACAAGGACGAAATGGCGACATCTGCTTACGATAAGAATGGTATTGTGCAGCGTGCGGTGCGTGCCATCAAGGCGAAATTTCCGAGTTTGTACGTGATTACGGATGTGTGTCTTTGCGAATACATGAGTCATGGACATTGTGGCCTCATTAAGGATGGCGATGTGGATAATGATCCAACGCTTGAACTTTTGGCAAAGACTGCTGTTTCGCAGGTGGCTGCTGGTGCCGATATGGTGGCTCCGAGTGACATGATGGATGGTCATATCACGGCTCTCCGCGAAGCGCTTGATGCGGCTGGTTTTACGAATACGCCGATTATGGGTTACAGTGCAAAGTTCGCGAGTGCTTTTTACGGTCCGTTCCGCGATGCGGCGGATTCTGCTCCGCATTTTGGCAACCGCAAGACTTACCAGATGGATGTGCGCAATGGTCGCGAAGCGCTTCACGAAGTGGAACTCGATTTGGAAGAAGGTGCCGATATCGTGATGGTAAAGCCGGGCCTCGCATTCCTTGATGTGCTTCGCCAGACGGCTGAAATCAGCAATGTGCCTGTCGCTGTGTACAACGTAAGTGGTGAATATTCGATGGTCAAGGCTGCGGCAAAGATGGGCTGGATTGACGAAAATGCGATTATTCGCGAGAACTTGATTGCGTTCAAGCGTGCCGGTGCAGACATTATCATCACGTACCACGCGAAGGAAGTTTTGGAAAATAAAATTCTGTAA
- a CDS encoding NAD(P)-dependent oxidoreductase, which translates to MKAILIIAHHCILPGAYKGFEEILDRLHHDLPGTRVASTSLLDLENDLRTILREDVESVTLLPYLLLNGQHTKNDVPRVVAKLQAEFPQIPITLLPCLGDWKEFSSMVVCGIRNAQLDERTLAEASCRRKTKENNALVEENHLSSLVSRLSSKTSNLFSIELNLEGRNVLVVGGGRIALRKVKTLIPTGARITVVAPQFDPEFNALYRHSERSEESSCFSHSASAEQSFSITLKQRPYEPLDLRGVFMVFICTDQPAVNAQVSNDARARRILVNNACDYLDGDFIVPARMDFGENIAVTVSTQGRAPSLAKKLKQKIQSEWAEDLAQIEREFGK; encoded by the coding sequence GATTCGAAGAAATTCTCGACCGCTTGCACCATGATTTGCCGGGAACACGTGTGGCGAGCACAAGCCTTTTGGATTTGGAAAATGACTTGCGGACCATTTTGCGTGAAGATGTGGAATCGGTGACTCTCTTGCCGTATTTGCTGTTGAATGGTCAGCATACAAAGAATGACGTGCCGCGTGTTGTTGCAAAATTGCAGGCGGAATTCCCGCAAATCCCGATTACGCTTTTGCCTTGCCTTGGCGATTGGAAAGAATTTTCGAGTATGGTTGTGTGCGGTATTCGCAATGCGCAGTTAGACGAAAGAACGCTCGCTGAAGCGAGCTGCAGACGAAAGACGAAAGAGAATAATGCCCTTGTTGAAGAAAACCATCTCTCGTCTCTCGTCTCTCGTCTTTCGTCTAAAACATCAAATCTCTTCTCCATCGAGTTGAATCTTGAAGGGCGTAACGTGCTTGTGGTGGGCGGTGGCCGCATTGCTCTGCGCAAGGTGAAAACGCTTATTCCGACTGGCGCTCGCATTACTGTAGTTGCGCCGCAATTCGACCCCGAATTTAATGCGCTTTATCGTCATTCTGAACGAAGTGAAGAATCCAGTTGTTTCTCGCATTCAGCATCTGCGGAGCAGTCTTTCTCCATCACTCTAAAACAGCGTCCGTACGAGCCGCTCGACCTCCGTGGCGTCTTCATGGTTTTTATTTGCACCGACCAACCAGCCGTCAATGCCCAAGTTTCTAACGATGCACGCGCTCGCCGCATTCTCGTGAATAATGCTTGCGATTACCTCGATGGCGATTTCATTGTGCCTGCCCGCATGGATTTTGGTGAAAACATTGCTGTGACGGTTTCCACGCAGGGCCGCGCCCCTTCGCTTGCCAAGAAGCTCAAACAAAAAATCCAAAGCGAATGGGCCGAAGATTTGGCGCAAATCGAACGCGAATTCGGAAAATGA